The following coding sequences lie in one Microbacterium sp. XT11 genomic window:
- a CDS encoding bifunctional hydroxymethylpyrimidine kinase/phosphomethylpyrimidine kinase, translated as MIADLALYLVTDARLCGDRGVVETVRRAVDGGVRVVQLRDKTATDAETAAQLVELSRVIDGRALLVVNDRLDAALAARQAGARVDGVHLGQGDESVLRARALLGPDALIGLTANSAEHLDAVLALPEGTVDYLGVGVIRPTSTKPDHPPALGVDGFRAFAAESPLPCVAIGGVGIDDTEALRDAGAAGLAVVSALCTADDPAETASAFLSRWRAAGVPRVLSIAGSDPSGGAGIQADLKSIAANGGYGMAVLTALTAQNTRGVRGVHVPPAEFVRAQLDAISDDIVVDAVKIGMLAEAGVVREVAAWIDRTRPPIVVVDPVMVATSGDRLLDADAERALGELLSRADVITPNLEELAVLAGHGVDGWSQALAAASDVSASTGAAVLVKGGHLPGADVPDALVDASSGATTEFPGVRIATSNTHGTGCSLSSAVATRLARGESARDAVAGARAWLRESLKGGAPLRVGGGHGPVHHFAGLWSRGGLETRPAASDIATEWWEGIAGTRADIDELPFVRALADGSLRRPAFLSYLAQDALYLREYARVLVEASRLAPSSDEQAFWADAAHGSIVGELELHASWLNPGRGVSAATFAAEPSPATTAYLDHLRSVAFGGDYAELTAAVLPCFWLYTDLGRRLHAGEFGQYARDQRHPYASWLTTYADPVFAEATERAIAIVTTTASLADAGKRSRMLRAFDASARHERAFFAAVDLA; from the coding sequence GTGATCGCCGACCTCGCGCTGTACCTCGTGACCGACGCTCGCCTGTGCGGCGACCGCGGGGTCGTCGAGACCGTGCGGCGCGCCGTCGACGGGGGAGTGCGCGTCGTGCAGCTCCGCGACAAGACCGCGACGGATGCCGAGACCGCCGCGCAGCTCGTGGAACTCTCGCGCGTGATCGACGGCCGCGCGCTCCTCGTGGTGAACGACCGTCTCGACGCGGCCCTCGCCGCGCGGCAGGCCGGCGCGCGCGTGGACGGGGTGCACCTCGGCCAGGGGGACGAGTCGGTGCTCCGTGCCAGGGCGCTGCTCGGTCCCGACGCACTCATCGGGCTCACGGCGAACAGCGCAGAGCACCTCGACGCGGTCCTCGCCCTTCCGGAGGGCACCGTCGACTACCTCGGCGTCGGCGTCATCCGACCGACGTCGACCAAGCCCGACCACCCTCCGGCACTGGGCGTCGACGGGTTCCGCGCGTTCGCCGCGGAGAGTCCGCTCCCGTGCGTGGCGATAGGCGGCGTCGGCATCGACGACACCGAGGCGCTGCGCGATGCGGGCGCCGCCGGTCTCGCGGTGGTGTCCGCGCTGTGCACAGCGGACGACCCCGCCGAGACGGCCAGCGCCTTTCTCAGCCGCTGGCGCGCCGCCGGTGTGCCCCGGGTGCTGAGCATCGCAGGCAGCGACCCGTCGGGCGGTGCGGGCATCCAGGCCGATCTGAAGTCGATCGCCGCCAACGGCGGATACGGCATGGCCGTGCTCACGGCGCTCACCGCGCAGAACACGCGGGGCGTGCGGGGTGTGCACGTGCCACCCGCCGAGTTCGTGCGGGCGCAGCTCGATGCGATCTCCGACGACATCGTGGTGGATGCGGTGAAGATCGGGATGCTGGCAGAGGCCGGCGTGGTGCGGGAGGTCGCGGCGTGGATCGACCGCACGCGGCCGCCGATCGTGGTCGTCGACCCGGTCATGGTGGCGACGAGCGGCGATCGGCTGCTCGACGCGGACGCTGAGCGGGCGCTCGGCGAGCTCCTCAGCCGCGCCGATGTGATCACCCCGAACCTGGAAGAGCTCGCGGTGCTGGCCGGCCACGGTGTCGACGGGTGGTCGCAGGCGCTCGCCGCGGCATCCGACGTGTCGGCGTCGACCGGCGCGGCCGTCCTGGTGAAGGGCGGCCATCTGCCCGGTGCCGACGTGCCCGATGCCCTCGTCGACGCGTCGAGCGGCGCGACGACGGAGTTCCCCGGTGTGCGGATCGCGACGAGCAACACGCACGGCACCGGGTGCTCGCTCTCCTCCGCGGTCGCCACACGTCTCGCGCGCGGTGAGAGCGCGCGGGATGCCGTCGCCGGCGCGCGAGCCTGGCTGCGCGAGAGCCTGAAGGGCGGCGCGCCGCTCAGGGTCGGCGGCGGGCACGGCCCGGTTCATCACTTCGCGGGACTGTGGTCGCGCGGCGGGCTCGAGACGCGACCGGCCGCGTCCGACATCGCGACGGAATGGTGGGAGGGCATCGCAGGCACCCGCGCCGACATCGACGAGCTTCCGTTCGTGCGTGCGCTCGCCGACGGCAGCCTGCGCCGGCCGGCGTTCCTCTCCTACCTCGCGCAGGACGCGCTGTATCTGCGCGAGTACGCCCGCGTGCTCGTCGAGGCCTCGCGGCTAGCGCCGTCGTCGGACGAACAGGCGTTCTGGGCGGACGCCGCGCACGGCTCGATCGTGGGAGAGCTGGAGCTGCACGCGTCGTGGCTGAACCCCGGGCGCGGAGTGAGCGCCGCGACCTTCGCCGCCGAGCCGTCGCCTGCGACCACCGCCTATCTCGACCACTTGCGCTCGGTCGCCTTCGGCGGCGACTACGCCGAACTCACAGCCGCCGTGCTGCCGTGCTTCTGGCTGTACACCGACCTCGGTCGCCGGCTGCACGCGGGCGAGTTCGGCCAGTACGCGCGCGACCAACGGCATCCGTACGCCTCCTGGCTCACCACCTACGCCGATCCGGTGTTCGCGGAGGCCACAGAGCGCGCGATCGCCATCGTGACGACGACGGCATCTCTCGCCGACGCCGGAAAGCGTTCGCGCATGCTGCGGGCCTTCGACGCATCGGCGCGGCATGAGCGGGCGTTCTTCGCCGCCGTCGATCTCGCATGA